The following coding sequences lie in one Hyphobacterium sp. CCMP332 genomic window:
- a CDS encoding thiamine pyrophosphate-dependent enzyme produces MATNEPRYRVPVPNFRPGDDPDFSHLNIPDAGKARRPGVDVAGRDTTDLALGMVRVLDHNHQAVGEWNPEIKPDVLREGLRHMMLTRVYDERMQKLQRQGKMSFYMKSTGEEAVAVAGAMALKDSDMVFPSYRQQGILFARGRDIVDMMCHCISNSKDNLKGRQLPVHYTWAEGNFFSISGNLGTQFPQAVGWAMAARYKGNDQVTASWIGDGTTAEGDFHGAMTLASTYRAPVILNVVNNQFAISTHQNMAIGDAPTFALKGLGYGIASMRVDGNDFLAVYAAMQWAAERARQGHGPTFVEYFSYRADAHSTSDDPSGYRPKTEAKAWPLGDPIERLKNHLIGLGEWDEERHDALEKELNDLVVKSYKEAESHGTLHDGPLSPIPSIFEDVFEEQDWRLIRQRQDLGV; encoded by the coding sequence ATGGCGACCAATGAACCGCGCTATCGCGTTCCTGTTCCGAACTTCCGTCCGGGTGATGATCCCGACTTCTCGCATCTGAATATTCCCGATGCCGGCAAGGCCAGACGCCCCGGCGTGGACGTTGCGGGGCGGGACACAACCGATCTGGCGCTGGGCATGGTGCGTGTGCTCGACCACAACCATCAGGCAGTCGGTGAATGGAATCCGGAGATCAAGCCGGACGTGCTGCGGGAAGGTCTGCGCCACATGATGCTGACGCGCGTCTATGACGAGCGGATGCAGAAGCTGCAGCGTCAGGGCAAGATGAGCTTCTACATGAAGTCAACTGGCGAAGAGGCGGTCGCCGTCGCCGGTGCCATGGCGCTGAAAGACAGCGACATGGTCTTCCCGTCCTATCGCCAGCAGGGCATTCTTTTTGCGCGTGGCCGCGACATTGTCGATATGATGTGCCACTGCATTTCCAACAGCAAGGACAACCTCAAGGGCCGTCAGCTGCCGGTGCACTACACTTGGGCCGAGGGCAATTTCTTCTCCATTTCCGGCAATCTCGGCACCCAATTCCCGCAAGCCGTCGGCTGGGCGATGGCTGCCCGTTACAAGGGCAATGATCAGGTCACGGCGAGCTGGATCGGCGATGGCACCACGGCAGAGGGTGATTTCCACGGCGCGATGACCCTGGCCTCGACCTACCGGGCGCCGGTCATTCTGAACGTCGTCAACAACCAGTTTGCCATTTCCACCCATCAGAATATGGCCATTGGCGACGCCCCGACTTTCGCGCTGAAAGGTCTGGGCTATGGCATCGCCTCCATGCGCGTCGACGGCAATGACTTCCTTGCCGTCTATGCCGCCATGCAATGGGCTGCAGAGCGCGCACGCCAAGGCCACGGACCGACCTTTGTCGAATACTTTTCCTACCGGGCCGACGCGCATTCGACCTCGGATGATCCGTCCGGCTATCGCCCGAAGACGGAAGCAAAAGCCTGGCCGCTGGGCGATCCGATCGAGCGTCTGAAGAACCACCTCATCGGCCTTGGCGAATGGGATGAGGAACGTCACGACGCGCTGGAAAAAGAACTGAATGATCTGGTCGTGAAATCCTACAAGGAAGCCGAAAGCCACGGCACGCTGCACGACGGACCCTTGTCGCCCATACCCTCCATTTTTGAAGACGTGTTCGAGGAACAGGACTGGCGCCTGATCCGTCAACGTCAGGATCTGGGAGTCTAG
- a CDS encoding thiolase family protein — protein MSAKEDPIVIVGMARTPMGGLLGDLAALSANELGAIAVKAALDEAGVAGDDVEMIYMGNVLPAGQGQAPARQAAIKAGLPKSVEATTLNKMCGSGMQAAIMGRASISAGDASVIVAGGMESMTNAPHMLPNHRGGFKYGDDVIKDHMAQDGLVDAYEHKAMGVYADMIANEYQFTREQQDAYALETLARAQRATTDGDFKREITPVTISTRKGDVTVDTDELPRKAMPDKIPGLRPAFSKDGTVTAANASAISDGAAALVLMKQSEAERRGLKPLAKIVATAAHAHEPAYFTTAPVPAMRKVLDKAGWSVGDVDLWEINEAFAVVPMIAMKELGLSHDIVNVNGGACAMGHPIGASGARIMVTLLAALEKHGKTKGVASLCIGGGEATAVALERMN, from the coding sequence ATGAGTGCCAAGGAAGATCCTATTGTCATCGTCGGCATGGCCCGCACCCCGATGGGCGGCCTGCTCGGCGATCTCGCCGCATTGTCCGCCAACGAGCTGGGCGCGATCGCGGTGAAAGCCGCCCTCGATGAAGCCGGTGTCGCCGGTGATGACGTCGAGATGATTTACATGGGCAATGTCCTGCCCGCCGGTCAGGGGCAGGCCCCTGCGCGTCAGGCTGCCATCAAGGCCGGTCTGCCGAAATCGGTCGAAGCCACCACGCTGAACAAGATGTGTGGATCCGGCATGCAGGCCGCCATCATGGGCCGGGCCTCGATCAGCGCCGGCGATGCCTCCGTCATCGTCGCGGGCGGCATGGAATCCATGACCAACGCCCCGCACATGCTGCCGAACCATCGCGGCGGCTTCAAATACGGCGACGATGTGATCAAGGATCACATGGCGCAGGACGGTCTCGTGGATGCCTACGAGCACAAGGCGATGGGCGTCTATGCCGACATGATCGCCAACGAATACCAGTTCACCCGTGAACAGCAGGACGCCTATGCGCTGGAAACCCTCGCCCGCGCCCAGCGCGCGACGACGGACGGTGACTTCAAACGCGAAATCACACCGGTAACGATCTCCACCCGCAAGGGTGACGTCACCGTCGACACCGACGAGTTGCCGCGCAAGGCCATGCCGGACAAGATTCCCGGTCTGCGCCCGGCCTTCTCGAAGGACGGCACCGTGACCGCGGCCAATGCATCGGCCATTTCCGATGGCGCGGCCGCTCTGGTCCTGATGAAGCAGTCCGAAGCCGAGCGCCGCGGTCTGAAGCCGCTCGCCAAAATTGTGGCCACAGCCGCCCATGCCCATGAGCCGGCCTATTTCACCACCGCGCCGGTTCCGGCCATGCGCAAGGTGCTCGACAAGGCCGGCTGGTCGGTCGGCGATGTTGATCTCTGGGAAATCAACGAGGCTTTCGCCGTCGTGCCGATGATCGCCATGAAAGAGCTCGGCCTCAGCCATGACATCGTCAACGTCAATGGCGGTGCTTGCGCCATGGGTCACCCGATCGGCGCGTCCGGTGCCCGCATCATGGTGACGCTGCTCGCCGCGCTGGAAAAGCACGGCAAGACCAAGGGCGTCGCCTCGCTCTGCATCGGTGGCGGCGAAGCTACGGCGGTTGCGCTGGAGCGGATGAACTAG
- a CDS encoding alpha-ketoacid dehydrogenase subunit beta: MAKMNMIQALNSALDIAMEKDPNVVSFGEDAGYFGGVFRVTAGLQEKYGLDRSFDTPINEAAIAAMAIGMAANGLRPVAEVQFSDYIFPAIDQIVNEMTRLRYRTAGQYTQPIVIRSPWGGGIRGGQTHSMSPEAFFTHVPGLRVVIPSNPYDAKGLLLASIENNDPVVFFEPKRMYNGPFDGKADGALASWANHPKGEVPEGHYTVPLDQAEVVREGNDVTVIAYGTLVHVALSAAEKSGIDAEVIDLKTLTPYDIDTITASVKKTGRCIVSQEAPRTSGFAAELSAQIQEDCFYALEAPIHRVTGWDTPYPHAHEWSYFPGQERFINALKSVMEAK; encoded by the coding sequence ATGGCCAAGATGAACATGATCCAGGCGCTCAATTCGGCGCTCGACATTGCGATGGAAAAAGACCCGAATGTGGTCTCCTTTGGCGAGGATGCCGGCTATTTCGGCGGCGTTTTCCGCGTCACGGCGGGCCTTCAGGAGAAATACGGCCTCGACCGCTCTTTCGACACGCCGATCAACGAAGCCGCGATTGCCGCCATGGCCATCGGCATGGCCGCCAACGGTTTGCGCCCCGTCGCGGAAGTCCAGTTTTCCGACTATATCTTCCCCGCCATCGACCAGATCGTGAACGAGATGACGCGCCTGCGCTATCGCACCGCCGGCCAGTACACACAGCCGATTGTCATTCGTTCGCCCTGGGGCGGCGGCATCCGGGGTGGTCAGACCCACTCCATGAGCCCGGAAGCCTTTTTCACGCATGTTCCGGGTCTGCGCGTGGTTATCCCGTCCAACCCGTATGATGCCAAGGGCCTGCTGCTCGCCTCGATCGAGAATAACGACCCGGTCGTCTTCTTCGAGCCCAAGCGCATGTATAACGGCCCCTTCGACGGCAAGGCTGATGGCGCACTCGCCAGCTGGGCCAATCATCCGAAGGGCGAAGTGCCGGAAGGTCATTATACCGTCCCGCTGGATCAGGCCGAAGTCGTGCGCGAGGGCAATGATGTCACCGTCATCGCCTATGGCACGCTGGTTCACGTCGCCCTGTCGGCGGCGGAAAAGTCCGGCATCGATGCCGAGGTGATCGATCTCAAGACGCTCACCCCCTATGACATCGACACGATTACGGCGTCGGTGAAAAAGACCGGCCGCTGCATCGTCAGCCAGGAAGCACCGCGCACCTCCGGTTTCGCTGCCGAGTTGTCCGCCCAGATCCAGGAAGACTGTTTCTATGCGCTGGAAGCGCCGATCCATCGCGTGACCGGGTGGGATACACCCTATCCGCACGCCCATGAATGGTCCTATTTCCCGGGGCAGGAACGCTTTATCAATGCGCTGAAATCCGTGATGGAGGCCAAGTAA